The DNA segment GGGTCTGGGCGGAGCCCAGTGAGCAATCCCAACTAGAAGCTGACGTTCACGCCCAGTTCACCGCCGTAGGTCACCACCTGCGGGTTGGAGAACATGGTCGATACCGAGCCGCGCAGCGACACCGTGTCGTTTATCTTGAAGATCGTGCCGATGGAGGCGGTGCCCCAGTCGGTGGTCACGGGGGCGGCGTCCATGGAATAAGGCGCGGCGGAGGCCGTGGTGATGGCGGCCTTGACCCTGCGGTCCCTAC comes from the Fundidesulfovibrio putealis DSM 16056 genome and includes:
- a CDS encoding autotransporter outer membrane beta-barrel domain-containing protein codes for the protein RDRRVKAAITTASAAPYSMDAAPVTTDWGTASIGTIFKINDTVSLRGSVSTMFSNPQVVTYGGELGVNVSF